The following are encoded in a window of Phaseolus vulgaris cultivar G19833 chromosome 3, P. vulgaris v2.0, whole genome shotgun sequence genomic DNA:
- the LOC137839189 gene encoding uncharacterized protein, translating to METPFSLVYGSDGMIPVEIHESSPRFQSFVAEESNEETTVNLDLLDEAREEARIKVEAVNRRVEHQYSSKVKPRQFQVTDLVMRKAHPYELENKLSPKWTGPFRVTEAKGNGTYMLETLEGGPIPRSWNASNLKFYFN from the coding sequence atggagacgccgttcagcctagtgtacgggtcggacggcATGATCCCAGTGGAGATTCATGAGAGCTCGCCCCGTTTCCAAAGCTTTGTGGCAGAGGAGTCCAACGAGGAAACAACGGTGAATCTAGACCTGTTGGACGAGGCCAGAGAAGAGGCGAGAATAAAGGTTGAAGCTGTGAATAGAAGGGTGGAGCATCAGTACAGTTCTAAGGTGAAGCCGCGGCAATTCCAAGTAACTGACCTGGTCATGCGCAAGGCTCATCCATAtgagttggagaacaagttgtctcccaagtggaccgggccctttaGAGTAACCGAGGCTAAGGGGAATGGTACGTACATGCTTGAGACTCTGGAAGGAGGCCCCATTCCACGCAGCTGGAACGCAAgcaatttaaagttttatttcaattaa
- the LOC137839188 gene encoding uncharacterized protein — protein MDQLKPYARRLYGFAGNEVEVHGYIELSTTFTDSLSSCTTNIRHLVIDAPSAYNILLGRPALNRLEAVPSTRHMKVKLSSLEGIVITIVSDQLEAKKCYENCLKTKGGIFSVTSRPPRKDGVTREEIVRENRPEPAGGVVEREIGVKMFKLGQSLSGELWDQIFEVITRHLDAFAWSAADMPNIDPDFLCHHLTMDPSVRPVRQRRRKFNEEKRQIIREETEKLLKASHIREIQYPEWLANVVLVKKENGKWRMCVDFTDLNKACPKDFIPAAQYRCLGRQCFRVQVAQLPRCFFRLQLDHDASHGRM, from the coding sequence ATGGACCAGTTAAAACCCTACGCCAGacgtttgtatggtttcgcagGGAATGAGGTAGAAGTCCATGGGTACATCGAACTAAGTACCACATTCACAGACAGCCTGTCTTCATGCACCACTAATATCAGGCACCTTGTCATCGATGCACCCTCGGcttacaacatactgttgggaagaccaGCTTTAAACAGGCTAGAAGCGGTTCCCTCCACAAGACACATGAAAGTGAAATTGTCGTCCCTTGAGGGGATAGTAATCACCATCGTGTCCGATCAGTTAGAAgctaagaagtgttacgaaaattGCTTAAAGACAAAGGGAGGAATATTCTCTGTCACGTCCAGACCGCCTAGGAAAGATGGAGTAACCCGAGAAGAGATCGTTCGGGAAAATCGACCCGAGCCTGCTGGAGGTGTGGtagagagggagatcggggttAAGATGTTTAAACTTGGGCAATCCTTGAGCGGGGAGTTGTGGGACCAAATCTTCGAGGTCATAACAAGGCACCtcgatgccttcgcatggtccgccgcTGACATGCCCAACATTGACCCTGATTTCTTGTGTCatcacctcaccatggaccccagcGTCCGGCCTGTCCGCCAAAGAAGacgaaagttcaacgaagagaagCGACAGATCATTCGGGAAGAGACAGAGAAATTGTTGAAGGCtagccacatcagggagatccagtaccctgaatggctggccaaTGTGGTGCTAGTGAAGAAGGAaaatgggaagtggagaatgtgtgtcgACTTTACAGACCTCAACAAAGCCTGCCCAAAAGATTTTATACCTGCTGCCCAATATCGatgccttggtagacagtgcttTAGGGTGCAGGTTGCTCAACTTCCTAGATGCTTTTTCCGGCTACAACTAGATCatgatgcatcccatggacgaatgtaa
- the LOC137839190 gene encoding uncharacterized protein — protein MIVYAFRKGMCPGPFCESIIRRRSRTFAEIRCRVVEHIATEGEVCEKRTSVAPARPRAPSRAQLARVNEDATRRKGQDRKRPYKARRPQARGWAEGNRPTREGNRPLRHKFVVELKDLIAVPNIVDRLRPPVKTDKVSGPHKDLWCKFHPAFGHHINNCLVLGHQLDKLVKNGFLKDYLVGSSMVAALTVPEEDQAHEMSIHGEVHTISGGFSRGGPTASQRKRYVKLVNSIAKEGLDDPWESDLVFTKADLRDVVPHDNDPVVISVVTAGRRVHRVLVDQGSSANVMFWSTYNKLQLSPDLLRPYTGCLYEFAGDQVEVRGYLELRTTFINGTASRTESIRYLVVNANSAYNILLGRPVLNRLRAMAPTRHMKMKLPDLSAGWS, from the coding sequence ATGATTGTATATGCTTTCAGGAAGGGGATGTGCCCTGGACCATTCTGTGAGTCAATCATCCGAAGACGCTCTCGAACCTTTGCTGAGATTAGGTGTCGCGTCGTGGAACACATCGCCACTGAGGGCGAGGTATGCGAGAAGCGCACAAGTGTTGCACCCGCACGCCCCAGAGCACCGTCGCGTGCACAACTCGCTAGAGTCAACGAGGACGCAACGAGGAGGAAGGGTCAGGACAGGAAGCGCCCATACAAGGCGAGGAGGCCCCAGGCTAGGGGGTGGGCAGAGGGAAATAGGCCGACGAGGGAGGGGAATAGGCCGCTGAGGCACAAATTTGTGGTAGAGTTGAAGGATCTcatcgccgtgcctaacatagtagacaggttgaggccaccagtgAAGACTGACAAAGTGTCGGGACCTCACAAAGACTTGTGGTGCAAGTTCCACCCGGCGTTTGGGCATCACATCAACAACTGCTTGGTGTTGGGCCATCAGTTGGATAAGCTGGTGAAGAATGGTTTTCTGAAGGATTATCTGGTCGGGTCTTCTATGGTCGCGGCCTTGACGGTGCCCGAGGAGGATCAGGCGCATGAGATGTCGATCCAcggagaagtgcacaccatctcTGGTGGCTTCTCAAGAGGAGGGCCCACTGCCTCTCAGCGTAAGAGGTATGTGAAGTTAGTTAATTCCATAGCTAAGGAAGGGTTGGatgacccgtgggagtcagaccttgtGTTCACGAAGGCTGACCTGCGTGATGTCGTCCCACATGATaatgaccctgtggtcatttcggtCGTCACCGCTGGGAGAAGGGTGCACCGAGTTCTCGTGGACCAGGGCAGTTCCGCAAATGTCATGTTTTGGTCCACCTACAACAagctgcagttgtcccctgacctGCTGAGGCCATACACTGGATGTTTGTATGAGTTCGCAGGGGACCAAGTGGAGGTACGTGGCTACCTGGAGCTAAGGACAACGTTTATTAATGGAACGGCGTCACGTACCGAGAGCATTCGATATTTAGTTGTGAATGCcaattcagcctacaacattttgttgggtagGCCTGTGCTGAATAGGCTAAGGGCAATGGCccccacgcgccacatgaagatgaagttgccagatcTTAGTGCAGGGTGGTCGTGA